One stretch of Amycolatopsis sp. NBC_00345 DNA includes these proteins:
- a CDS encoding DUF1295 domain-containing protein, translating into MNAFQVCLWVFAGVCTVCWLLSVVTREYSWVDRIWSLVPVAYVAIFAGAAGFADARLDVMFVLVALWGARLTFNFARKGGYARGGEDYRWAVLRAKMRPWQFQLFNLFFITIYQNAILLLITLPAWTALENRSPFGAWDVVVAVVGLAFLVGETVADQQQWDFHQWKAREQAAGRTPEPRFLQRGLFRFSRHPNFFFEQAQWWMVFFLGVVAAAAVTWTIAGAVLLTLLFVGSTVFTESITRGRYPEYADYQRRTSPIVPWWPRRAEAVRA; encoded by the coding sequence ATGAACGCGTTTCAGGTCTGTCTCTGGGTCTTCGCGGGGGTCTGCACCGTCTGCTGGCTGTTGTCGGTGGTGACGCGGGAGTACTCGTGGGTGGACCGGATCTGGTCGCTCGTGCCGGTGGCCTACGTCGCGATCTTCGCCGGCGCCGCCGGGTTCGCCGACGCGCGGCTGGACGTGATGTTCGTGCTCGTGGCGCTCTGGGGCGCGCGGCTGACGTTCAACTTCGCGCGCAAGGGCGGTTACGCCCGCGGCGGCGAGGATTACCGGTGGGCGGTACTGCGGGCGAAGATGCGGCCCTGGCAGTTCCAGCTGTTCAACCTGTTCTTCATCACGATCTACCAGAACGCGATCCTGCTGCTGATCACCCTGCCCGCCTGGACGGCGCTGGAGAACCGCTCGCCGTTCGGCGCCTGGGACGTCGTGGTGGCGGTGGTCGGTCTCGCGTTCCTGGTCGGCGAGACGGTGGCGGACCAGCAGCAGTGGGACTTCCACCAGTGGAAGGCGCGGGAGCAGGCGGCCGGCCGGACGCCCGAGCCGCGGTTCCTGCAGCGCGGCCTGTTCCGCTTCTCGCGGCACCCGAACTTCTTCTTCGAGCAGGCACAGTGGTGGATGGTGTTCTTCCTGGGCGTCGTCGCCGCCGCTGCGGTCACCTGGACGATCGCCGGCGCGGTGCTGCTGACCCTGCTCTTCGTCGGCTCGACCGTGTTCACCGAGAGCATCACGCGCGGCCGCTATCCGGAGTACGCCGACTACCAGCGCCGGACGTCGCCGATCGTGCCGTGGTGGCCGCGGCGGGCCGAGGCCGTGCGGGCCTGA
- a CDS encoding antibiotic biosynthesis monooxygenase family protein: MPSIRVGSAVTQINVFTVEPDGQQPLIDYLARAAQVASEVPGWLSASLHRSLDGTRVVNYAQSEDLDAAQRVFRHLTDRGLIEGNKALGEAHPGLYEVTFALDRDDV; encoded by the coding sequence ATGCCCAGCATTCGCGTCGGCTCAGCGGTGACCCAGATCAACGTCTTCACCGTCGAACCCGATGGCCAGCAACCTTTGATCGACTACCTGGCCCGTGCGGCGCAGGTGGCCAGCGAGGTACCCGGCTGGCTGTCGGCCAGCCTGCACCGCAGCCTCGACGGCACCCGCGTCGTCAACTACGCCCAGAGCGAAGACCTCGACGCCGCACAGCGGGTCTTCCGGCATTTGACGGACCGCGGCCTGATCGAGGGCAACAAGGCGCTCGGTGAAGCCCACCCGGGTCTGTACGAGGTGACCTTCGCGCTCGATCGGGACGACGTCTGA
- a CDS encoding putative quinol monooxygenase, translated as MIFIVVKFPVLPEKSDDWLSIVADFTAGVRAEPGNLFFDWSRSADDPNEWVVVEGYRDQDAAVAHVSSEHFKTAMATLPDAISATPRIINTQVPGEDFGDMAELKPRNA; from the coding sequence GTGATCTTCATCGTCGTCAAGTTCCCTGTGCTGCCGGAAAAGAGCGACGACTGGCTCTCGATCGTCGCGGACTTCACGGCGGGAGTCCGCGCGGAGCCGGGCAACCTCTTCTTCGACTGGTCGCGCAGCGCCGACGACCCGAACGAATGGGTCGTGGTGGAGGGCTACCGCGACCAGGACGCCGCCGTGGCGCACGTCAGCTCGGAGCACTTCAAGACCGCGATGGCCACACTGCCGGACGCGATCTCCGCGACACCGCGGATCATCAACACCCAGGTACCCGGCGAGGACTTCGGCGACATGGCGGAACTCAAGCCCCGCAACGCCTGA